The Brassica napus cultivar Da-Ae chromosome C7, Da-Ae, whole genome shotgun sequence genome has a segment encoding these proteins:
- the LOC111207410 gene encoding uncharacterized protein LOC111207410 produces the protein MEMSQLDSDLRLPPRKRLLAGYMKLNGIGSSSSSSTSPSAALAFSSSTSNSIGSSSSSASTSRFHSVQNQSPEELVEAARSAAAVAVKAAKAARAIANEKALISSKAIAAAKRALELVDSFPKEAMADCKEKKHVSVDNLSSKDLACRLQRAIERRYPKVLAIREENGQINKKQKMNKTVADGGSSVTGYVNGIAGVVDSDSSYDGLESNRKAFKPNEVDWIRTPGKGKAEEQRRGRVKLKKFPLSICDSTDQENGVSSLSPVPVAQPQNKAIRS, from the coding sequence ATGGAGATGAGTCAGCTCGATTCCGATTTGCGTCTGCCTCCTCGAAAACGATTACTTGCTGGTTACATGAAACTAAACGGCAtcggatcttcttcttcttcatctacgTCTCCTTCGGCTGCTTTAGCTTTTTCTTCCTCGACTTCAAACTCAATcggatcctcctcctcctctgctTCAACCTCTCGTTTCCACAGCGTCCAGAATCAGTCACCTGAAGAGCTCGTGGAGGCAGCGAGATCCGCAGCTGCCGTAGCCGTCAAAGCTGCGAAGGCGGCTAGAGCGATAGCGAACGAGAAGGCCTTGATTTCTTCAAAGGCGATTGCTGCGGCCAAGAGGGCATTGGAGCTTGTTGATTCTTTCCCTAAAGAAGCAATGGCTGATTGCAAGGAGAAGAAACATGTCTCCGTAGACAACTTGTCTTCAAAGGATTTAGCGTGTAGGTTGCAGCGAGCTATCGAGAGAAGGTACCCTAAAGTCTTGGCTATTCGCGAGGAGAATGGTCAAATAAACAAGAAGCAGAAGATGAACAAGACCGTAGCTGATGGTGGGAGTAGTGTGACCGGTTATGTGAATGGCATCGCTGGGGTTGTGGATTCAGACAGCTCCTATGACGGATTAGAATCAAACAGAAAGGCGTTCAAACCGAATGAAGTGGATTGGATACGGACACCAGGGAAGGGGAAAGCAGAGGagcaaagaagaggaagagtgAAACTAAAGAAGTTTCCTTTGAGCATTTGCGATTCTACCGATCAAGAAAACGGTGTCTCCTCCTTGTCTCCAGTCCCGGTGGCTCAGCCGCAAAACAAAGCCATACGGTCATAG
- the LOC111208174 gene encoding SRSF protein kinase 1-like isoform X1 encodes MSCSSSSGSEGEEEGFDSYRKGGYHAVRIGDPFSGGRYIAQRKLGWGQFSTVWLAYDTLSSSYVALKIQKSAQQFAQAALHEIEFLSAAADGDLQNTKCVVRLIDHFKHAGPNGQHLCMVLEFLGDSLLRLIRYNRYKGLKMDKVREICRCVLTGLDYLHRELGMIHSDLKPENILLCSTIDPAKDPVRSGLTPLLEKPEGNANGGGGSSTMNLIEKKLKRRAKRAVAKISERRVSMVGGEASSNTERSLDGIDMRCKVVDFGNACWADKQFAEEIQTRQYRAPEVILKSGYSFSVDMWSFGCTAFELVTGDMLFAPKEGNGYGEDEDHLALMMELLGKMPRKVSLLKIAIGGAKSKDYFDRHGDLKRIRRLKYWPLDRLLVDKYKLPEAEAKEFTEFLSPILEFAPEKRPTAQQCLEHPWMNVVSTQNNADNVESQMRNLHIKG; translated from the exons ATGTCGTGTTCATCCTCGTCTGGATcagaaggtgaagaagaaggcttCGATTCTTACCGCAAAGGTGGATACCACGCCGTCAGGATCGGCGACCCTTTCTCCGGTGGCCGTTACATCGCTCAGAGAAAGCTCGGCTGGGGTCAATTCTCCACCGTCTGGCTTGCCTACGACACTCTCTCCTCT AGCTACGTTGCTTTGAAGATTCAGAAGAGCGCGCAGCAATTCGCACAAGCCGCACTCCACGAAATCGAGTTCCTTTCAGCTGCTGCCGACGGAGACCTCCAAAACACCAAATGCGTCGTCCGCCTCATCGACCATTTCAAGCACGCTGGCCCCAACGGGCAGCATCTGTGCATGGTGCTCGAGTTTCTCGGCGACAGCTTGCTCCGTTTGATCAGGTACAACCGTTACAAAGGCTTGAAGATGGATAAAGTCAGGGAGATTTGCAGATGCGTGCTGACCGGTTTGGATTACTTGCACCGTGAGCTCGGTATGATCCACTCTGATTTAAAACCGGAGAATATTCTTCTCTGTTCCACCATTGACCCTGCTAAAGATCCGGTTAGATCCGGGTTAACTCCGTTGTTAGAAAAGCCTGAAGGAAACGCAAACGGTGGTGGCGGTTCTTCGACCATGAATCTGATTGAGAAGAAGTTGAAGAGGAGAGCTAAAAGAGCGGTTGCTAAGATATCAGAGAGGAGAGTTTCAATGGTTGGTGGAGAAGCGTCGTCCAATACGGAGAGGAGTCTTGATGGGATTGATATGAGATGCAAAGTGGTTGACTTCGGTAACGCGTGTTGGGCTGATAAACAGTTTGCTGAAGAGATACAGACGAGACAGTACAGAGCTCCTGAGGTGATACTGAAGTCTGGATACTCTTTCTCTGTTGATATGTGGTCTTTTGGTTGTACTGCTTTCGAGCTTGTCACTGGGGATATGCTGTTTGCTCCTAAAGAAGGGAATGGTTATGGAGAAGACGAGGATCATCTTGCTCTTATGATGGAGCTTCTAGGAAAAATGCCTCGAAAGGTATCTTTACTAAAG ATTGCTATTGGTGGAGCGAAGTCTAAAGACTACTTTGACAGACATGGAGATTTGAAGAGGATCCGGAGGTTGAAGTATTGGCCACTAGATCGTTTACTGGTGGATAAGTACAAGCTTCCGGAAGCAGAAGCGAAGGAGTTTACTGAGTTTCTGAGTCCTATTCTTGAGTTTGCGCCGGAGAAACGACCAACTGCTCAGCAGTGCTTGGAACATCCATGGATGAATGTAGTAAGTACACAGAACAATGCAGATAATGTAGAATCTCAAATGAGAAACTTGCACATCAAAGGGTGA
- the LOC111208174 gene encoding probable serine/threonine-protein kinase sky1 isoform X2, with translation MSCSSSSGSEGEEEGFDSYRKGGYHAVRIGDPFSGGRYIAQRKLGWGQFSTVWLAYDTLSSSYVALKIQKSAQQFAQAALHEIEFLSAAADGDLQNTKCVVRLIDHFKHAGPNGQHLCMVLEFLGDSLLRLIRYNRYKGLKMDKVREICRCVLTGLDYLHRELGMIHSDLKPENILLCSTIDPAKDPVRSGLTPLLEKPEGNANGGGGSSTMNLIEKKLKRRAKRAVAKISERRVSMVGGEASSNTERSLDGIDMRCKVVDFGNACWADKQFAEEIQTRQYRAPEVILKSGYSFSVDMWSFGCTAFELVTGDMLFAPKEGNGYGEDEDHLALMMELLGKMPRKIAIGGAKSKDYFDRHGDLKRIRRLKYWPLDRLLVDKYKLPEAEAKEFTEFLSPILEFAPEKRPTAQQCLEHPWMNVVSTQNNADNVESQMRNLHIKG, from the exons ATGTCGTGTTCATCCTCGTCTGGATcagaaggtgaagaagaaggcttCGATTCTTACCGCAAAGGTGGATACCACGCCGTCAGGATCGGCGACCCTTTCTCCGGTGGCCGTTACATCGCTCAGAGAAAGCTCGGCTGGGGTCAATTCTCCACCGTCTGGCTTGCCTACGACACTCTCTCCTCT AGCTACGTTGCTTTGAAGATTCAGAAGAGCGCGCAGCAATTCGCACAAGCCGCACTCCACGAAATCGAGTTCCTTTCAGCTGCTGCCGACGGAGACCTCCAAAACACCAAATGCGTCGTCCGCCTCATCGACCATTTCAAGCACGCTGGCCCCAACGGGCAGCATCTGTGCATGGTGCTCGAGTTTCTCGGCGACAGCTTGCTCCGTTTGATCAGGTACAACCGTTACAAAGGCTTGAAGATGGATAAAGTCAGGGAGATTTGCAGATGCGTGCTGACCGGTTTGGATTACTTGCACCGTGAGCTCGGTATGATCCACTCTGATTTAAAACCGGAGAATATTCTTCTCTGTTCCACCATTGACCCTGCTAAAGATCCGGTTAGATCCGGGTTAACTCCGTTGTTAGAAAAGCCTGAAGGAAACGCAAACGGTGGTGGCGGTTCTTCGACCATGAATCTGATTGAGAAGAAGTTGAAGAGGAGAGCTAAAAGAGCGGTTGCTAAGATATCAGAGAGGAGAGTTTCAATGGTTGGTGGAGAAGCGTCGTCCAATACGGAGAGGAGTCTTGATGGGATTGATATGAGATGCAAAGTGGTTGACTTCGGTAACGCGTGTTGGGCTGATAAACAGTTTGCTGAAGAGATACAGACGAGACAGTACAGAGCTCCTGAGGTGATACTGAAGTCTGGATACTCTTTCTCTGTTGATATGTGGTCTTTTGGTTGTACTGCTTTCGAGCTTGTCACTGGGGATATGCTGTTTGCTCCTAAAGAAGGGAATGGTTATGGAGAAGACGAGGATCATCTTGCTCTTATGATGGAGCTTCTAGGAAAAATGCCTCGAAAG ATTGCTATTGGTGGAGCGAAGTCTAAAGACTACTTTGACAGACATGGAGATTTGAAGAGGATCCGGAGGTTGAAGTATTGGCCACTAGATCGTTTACTGGTGGATAAGTACAAGCTTCCGGAAGCAGAAGCGAAGGAGTTTACTGAGTTTCTGAGTCCTATTCTTGAGTTTGCGCCGGAGAAACGACCAACTGCTCAGCAGTGCTTGGAACATCCATGGATGAATGTAGTAAGTACACAGAACAATGCAGATAATGTAGAATCTCAAATGAGAAACTTGCACATCAAAGGGTGA